Genomic window (Pseudovibrio brasiliensis):
AGCACAACGGGCGCACAACTTTTGCACATCTGGAACCAGTCCAATGGCCACCTCTCGCCCGAGTTCATTGATTACGCCCGCAAAGTATTGCTCATGGCGCCTCCGGCGACACCGAGTGACAGTCCCGACATTCTAATGATCGGAACCGAGAGCTTCGCGCGCCATGTGTTCGGTTCAAAATGGGCACAACACCCAACCAGAGCTCGAAAAGCAATGCCGCAAACCTACCGAAAACTGGTGGCGAGCAGTTACTGGAATGCCTATCAAACCAACAAGCCCATCTTTGATTTGATTGGCGCAAACCTCTCTGACGATAGCTATCGTGAGTATTGCAGATTGATCCTGCCCGTCCATTCACGAGCAGGAATTTCTCAGCTTGTTGTATTCACGCAGGAATTACCCAATCAAGCATCGCGCGCTATATCCTCAATCAACTGAGTAAGCGCATAGGAAGGGTTTGCACACAACGCCAACCCTTCAGGAAAATCCCGCGCTGGAACTTCAAAGCGAATACCATCGGGTTGGCCGACCATCCATCCCCAACGTGCCCCATTTCCATTCAGGAAATCAGCAGGCCGCATCCAACAATAGATCCAGTCAAGACGCCAGAGATCGAAAGCCAGAAGCTGCGCAAACTCCATCAATCTTCGCGCATATCCCAGTTTTCTCAAGTCCGGCCTGATCCAAAGATCCCCCAGATACCCAACTTGCCCTGATATACGTTTCGCAATCTCAGGCTGAGCATCTGTCATCTGCACAGGGTTGCCATTCACGTCGTCATATCGCAATCGCCAATAAGATGCCCAAAAGTCAGAGAGCACCATTCCATGCAGCGGCTCCAGCCGAATTGCCGCAAAACCGCAGAATTTCTTTTCACCAGGAAGCCTGAGCCCTATCCAGGCGGCATTCTCTTTACTCTGTCCATTGAGAGAGTGAGCAAAATGCGGCGTAAGCCCTCCCTTGACCTTCGGCAAAGCCTTGGCTGCGTCTGCAAATGAATCTCCCTGTAAAATCTCAAAACCATTTTTTTCAAACTCAGAAATCAGCTTAGCCGCTGCCTGATAGAGCACGAAACGTGCCGCCACCATGTCGGTACCTCCAAAGACTCAAAGAGCAAACAGAATCAGATATCCACACTAAACCTAATGAATTTACCCCCCGAGATCTAACAATCAACATACTCTGGCTTTTGTCCAGATTCACGACGCAGGACAGCATGTGTAAAATTGATACGTTACGCATTGGGGTAGCGTTTACGAGAGCGAATATTTTTAACACTAAATGTGTGAGTTTAAACATCATGACTGACTTTGAAGTAATTGAGCTTCTTCGTGAACATCGAAGAAAACTATCTCGCCTTCCCGCAGGATCGATTGTCCGTTTCAAAAGCAGCCACCCTGAAGATCTCGGCAAAAGCAACATTGGCATTGTGCAACGGGATGCAGCCCTGAGCGCTGTGGTCGTCTTGTACATCGATGCAGAGGGGCAACCTCAACAAGCAGTCGCAGCTGCATCAGATCTGTCTATTGTTGAAAGTGAACGAGATGAGCCGTTAGATCAGGACAACACAGCGCGAGATACACGTAACGACCTGCAGCCAGGCATTAACAAACTGACCAGCCAGATCAAAAGTGCTGCCATATCTGACACAGACAAGGCAACCCTTGCCTTGCGGGCCGGAAAAGCAATCCTCTCAAACATTGCAGATGAGATCTTAGTGAGCCAGTTCACCGAGACGCTGGAAACAGAAGACGCAACCACCAATTAATGCATCTGTTTCGGTTGAGGCGCCAAAAGCAACGGCGGCTTCCTTAACAAAGTGGCAGGGCCCCGCCCTGCTCCTCTCCACAAACGCGGAGCAGGAACGGATTAAGGCATTGCCTTTACAGACTGGCTTGCCTGTATCTTCATTCAATCATGTAAAGGGAAGATGGCGGACACGGAGGGATTCGAACCCTCGAGACCCTTCCGGGCCTACTCCCTTAGCAGGGGAGCGCCTTCGACCACTCGGCCACGTGTCCATGCCCGGGTAGATACCCACGAACCATCTGAAATTCAAGAGCAAGTAGCAACTGTAGCTGTGGAAACAGAAAATACCCTGTGCAGAAACTGCAAAACATCGCAGACCTCCCCGATTTCTCCTTAGCCAGAAATTTTAGGCACCCTCTTTACAAGAAAACAAAACAGGCATAAATTTCAATCAATCGATTGATTAAATAAGAAGGTGCCATCATGTCAAACACCCCTACCCCTGACGAACTGCGCGAAGCGCTGGCATCTGACACGCCCTCCGCAAAGACAAAACGGGATCTGATTGAATCTGCCCTCTACCACTTCGGCCACGAAGGGTACGCCGGCACTTCAACCCGTTCCATCGCGCAAACAGCAAAAACAAACATCGCCTCAATCGCCTACCACTTTGATGGCAAGGCCGGATTGAAGCGGGCCTGCATAAACTTTGTCGCCATGGCCATTGGAGATGTACTCTCGGTCATCCTGAACAGAAAGCTCACGGACATTGAGAATCTGTCGCCAGAAGAAGCGCGCGCCAAAATTCTGGAGATGATCGACCGCATGATCACCTTCACCCAGACCAATAAGCGCGCAGAGCTGGTGATCGGCTTTATGCTGAAGGAAGTGCTCCACTCTCCTGATGAGATCGACACGCTCTATCACATGCTTTTTGAACCGCTGATGGACCGCGTCACCGCCCTCTTTAGCCGTGCCACCGGACAGCCTGTCACGTCGGATGAGCTGAAGCTCGCCATCTTCGCCATGATCGGCCAGCTGCTTTACATCCGTCTGGCCCGCCCATTGGTGCTCAAGCGCATGGGCTGGCAGGCCGTTGGCCCGGATGAGCTAGCGCAGATTAAGGCGATCCTGACACGCTCCATCAATGCCCTCCTCGATGATCTGTCGAAAGGCCCGGACCATGCTTAATGTCTGTGCACTTCCCATTGTTGCAGGTTGGGTCGCGTTTTGTACGCCAGAACCCAACCTCACCGCTGGCTATGTAGAAGGAGAGTATCTCAAGCTTGCGCCGGTGGAACTCTCCGAAATTGCTGAAGTGAAGGTGGAAGAAGGAGAACTGGTCAAGAAGGGCCAGCTCATCGCCGTACTGGAAGCCTCAGATGCCACCATGAAGCTGGCTGAAGCCAAAGCACAGCTGCAGCAGACACTCGCCTCGCTCAACGATCTCAAACTCGGCAAGCGCCCGGAAGAGATCGACGTGCTGAATGCCACCCTGCGCTCAGCACAGGCGCAGGCCAAACACTCCCAGAACGTTTACGACAGATATCAGGGCCTCCTCACCCGCAAGGTCATCTCGCAGGCACAGTTTGATGAGGTGGAAACCGCCCTCCTCGTGGCACAGGCCCGTATCACCGAGCTGAAAGCCCAGCTTTCCGTCGCCAAACTGCCCGCTCGTGAAGATCAGATCGCCGCGGCTGAAAGCCAGTATGAAATGGCAAAGGCCAAGGTCGATCTGGCCGAATGGCTACTAGAGAAGCGTAAGATCTACGCTCCAGAAGATGCCAAGGTCACAGACGTATTCCTGCATTCAGGTGAAATGGCAGGCCCAACGGCGCCTGTTGCCAGCTTGCTGCCCGTCAACTCCATCAAGCTGCACTTTTACGTGCCTGAAGAGCACTACGGCCAGCTCAGGCTCGGCACGAAGTTCAACGCCAGATGCTCCGGCTGCACGACGCTGCAAGCCCTGCAGATCACCCATATTGCAGAAGGCCCAGAATTTACACCGCCTGTCATCTATTCCTTAGAGACACGGGAGAAGCTGGTCTACGAAATACAAGCCAAGCCCATCACCACGCATTCCCAGTTGAGACCCGGTCAAATTTTTGACGTTGATCTGGACAGCTTGCAATGAACGCAATCGAAGTCACAGGTCTGACAAAACGCTTTGGCGACAAATTGGTCGTCAACAATGTCTCGCTTAAAGTCAAATCAGGTGAAATTGTTGGCTTCCTTGGCCCTAACGGCTCAGGCAAAACCACCAGCATCCGTATGATGTGCGGTCTGCTGCGGCCAGATGAAGGTCACGGTCAGGTGCTTGGCTACGATCTGATCAAAGACCGCCTGCTGATCAAAAGCCAGGTCGGCTACATGACGCAGAAGTTCTCATTCTACGAAGACCTGACCATCGAAGAGAACCTGAGCTTTGTGGCACGGCTTTACAATCTGAAGCCCGTCAAAAAACACACCACCGAAACGCTGGAAAAACTCGGCTTACTATCCCGACGCAATCAACTGGCTGGCGAGCTATCAGGGGGCTGGAAGCAGCGCCTTGCTCTGGCAGCCTGCACTATGCACAAGCCCAAACTGCTTCTGCTGGACGAACCAACCGCAGGCGTCGACCCCAAAGCCCGCCGCGACTTCTGGGAGGAAATCCACCGCCTCGCCGCTGATGGCATGACGGTACTGGTTTCCACCCACTACATGGATGAAGCAGAACGCTGCCATCGCATCACCTACATCTCTTACGGCGAACTTCTGGCCGATGGCTCCCTGCACGATGTCATCGCAGATGCCGGACTGCACACATACTCACTCACTGGCCCCAATCTTGAACGGTTCATTCCTGAGCTTCAAAACAACAAGGGCGTGCAGCAAGTTGCACCATTCGGCAACTCCCAGCACGTCACAGGAACAGACCTTCAGGCTCTGAAACGCGCGCTCAAACCGCTTGAGCAGCACGAAGACATCCAGATCGAACAATCAGAAACCAATCTGGAAGATGTCTTCATCAAGTTCATGAGCGACAGCACGGACAATATGCAATGAGCAGCATCTTCTCCCTACAGCGGCTCTTCGCCATGCTCATCAAAGAGTTCATCCAGATGCGCCGTGATCGTGTCACCTTCGCCATGATGCTCGGCATACCGCTGGTTCAGCTCGTGCTGTTTGGTTATGCCATCAACAACGACCCGCGCGGCCTACCAACAGCGCTGGTCTCTC
Coding sequences:
- a CDS encoding GNAT family N-acetyltransferase; this encodes MVAARFVLYQAAAKLISEFEKNGFEILQGDSFADAAKALPKVKGGLTPHFAHSLNGQSKENAAWIGLRLPGEKKFCGFAAIRLEPLHGMVLSDFWASYWRLRYDDVNGNPVQMTDAQPEIAKRISGQVGYLGDLWIRPDLRKLGYARRLMEFAQLLAFDLWRLDWIYCWMRPADFLNGNGARWGWMVGQPDGIRFEVPARDFPEGLALCANPSYALTQLIEDIARDA
- a CDS encoding CerR family C-terminal domain-containing protein, which produces MSNTPTPDELREALASDTPSAKTKRDLIESALYHFGHEGYAGTSTRSIAQTAKTNIASIAYHFDGKAGLKRACINFVAMAIGDVLSVILNRKLTDIENLSPEEARAKILEMIDRMITFTQTNKRAELVIGFMLKEVLHSPDEIDTLYHMLFEPLMDRVTALFSRATGQPVTSDELKLAIFAMIGQLLYIRLARPLVLKRMGWQAVGPDELAQIKAILTRSINALLDDLSKGPDHA
- a CDS encoding HlyD family secretion protein, whose translation is MLNVCALPIVAGWVAFCTPEPNLTAGYVEGEYLKLAPVELSEIAEVKVEEGELVKKGQLIAVLEASDATMKLAEAKAQLQQTLASLNDLKLGKRPEEIDVLNATLRSAQAQAKHSQNVYDRYQGLLTRKVISQAQFDEVETALLVAQARITELKAQLSVAKLPAREDQIAAAESQYEMAKAKVDLAEWLLEKRKIYAPEDAKVTDVFLHSGEMAGPTAPVASLLPVNSIKLHFYVPEEHYGQLRLGTKFNARCSGCTTLQALQITHIAEGPEFTPPVIYSLETREKLVYEIQAKPITTHSQLRPGQIFDVDLDSLQ
- a CDS encoding ABC transporter ATP-binding protein, which translates into the protein MNAIEVTGLTKRFGDKLVVNNVSLKVKSGEIVGFLGPNGSGKTTSIRMMCGLLRPDEGHGQVLGYDLIKDRLLIKSQVGYMTQKFSFYEDLTIEENLSFVARLYNLKPVKKHTTETLEKLGLLSRRNQLAGELSGGWKQRLALAACTMHKPKLLLLDEPTAGVDPKARRDFWEEIHRLAADGMTVLVSTHYMDEAERCHRITYISYGELLADGSLHDVIADAGLHTYSLTGPNLERFIPELQNNKGVQQVAPFGNSQHVTGTDLQALKRALKPLEQHEDIQIEQSETNLEDVFIKFMSDSTDNMQ